CTCCCTCTGCGAAACACTTACATTAGTGTCTGCTTATATTAGCATCTACTAAGATGACTCAACCGTCCCCATCGACGCAGAACGAGAACGTTCGAGCTAGTGGCGAGTGCTGTCAGACCGCACAGCACGCACTGACGGAGTCGGAACTCGCCTCGGACGTGCAGGTTCTCACGGCCCTCGGGAACGACACGCGCTACGAAGCGCTCAGACTAATCGCTGACGCGGACGCGGACGGCGGCGTCTGCGTCTGTGAACTCGAACCTGCACTCGGCGTCAGTCAGAGCGCCGTCAGTCAGGCACTCTCGCGGCTGTACGCCGCCGGACTCGTCTCTCGGCGCAAAGACGGACGATGGCGATACTACGCTGTGACACCCCGAGCGATGACCCTCCTGAACACGCTCGACGAGACGCGAGGTGAGCCGGATGAGTGAACAGCCCCTCTCGGATTCACGGACCGACGGGCTCGCCCCCGACGAACAGCGGCGCACAGTCCGACGACGGTACGCGCAGATTGCGAGCGACTCGTCGAGTTGCTGTGGCGGGTCAGCTTCCACGTCTGACGAGGAGTTGACGCAGCAACTCGGGTACTCCGCAGACGAAGACGCCGCCGTCGCCGAGGGTGCGAACCTGGGACTCGGATGCGGAAATCCGAACGCGATTGCCTCCCTGCAACCCGGAGAGACCGTCCTCGACCTCGGCTCCGGCGCGGGCTTCGACTGTTTCCTCGCGGCCCGCGAAGTCGGAGAGGCCGGACGGGTCATCGGCGTCGACATGACGCCCGAGATGGTCGAGAAAGCCCGCGACAACGTCACGAAGAACGACGTGAACAACGTGGCGTTCCGACTCGGCGAGATCGAACACCTCCCGGTCGCCGACGGGGCGGTCGACGTCATCATCTCGAACTGCGTGGTCAACCTCTCGCCCGACAAACAGCAGGTGTTCCACGAGGCCTTCCGCGCCCTTCGTGCCGGTGGACGACTCGCCATCTCGGACGTGGTACTGACCGCCGAGTTGCCTGACGATGTCCACGCCGACCCCGAGTCGGTCGCCTCCTGTGTTGCGGGGGCGTCGCCGATACCGGAGGTAGAGCGCATGCTCTCGG
This is a stretch of genomic DNA from Salinigranum halophilum. It encodes these proteins:
- a CDS encoding arsenite methyltransferase, with translation MSEQPLSDSRTDGLAPDEQRRTVRRRYAQIASDSSSCCGGSASTSDEELTQQLGYSADEDAAVAEGANLGLGCGNPNAIASLQPGETVLDLGSGAGFDCFLAAREVGEAGRVIGVDMTPEMVEKARDNVTKNDVNNVAFRLGEIEHLPVADGAVDVIISNCVVNLSPDKQQVFHEAFRALRAGGRLAISDVVLTAELPDDVHADPESVASCVAGASPIPEVERMLSEAGFEAIRVESDEESEAFISEWDADRDVSEYVVSATIEAVKPT
- a CDS encoding ArsR/SmtB family transcription factor, which encodes MTQPSPSTQNENVRASGECCQTAQHALTESELASDVQVLTALGNDTRYEALRLIADADADGGVCVCELEPALGVSQSAVSQALSRLYAAGLVSRRKDGRWRYYAVTPRAMTLLNTLDETRGEPDE